Proteins from one Listeria innocua genomic window:
- the recQ gene encoding DNA helicase RecQ, with protein MIEQARAILQQNFGYQDFRDGQIDVISKLSAGEDTLAIMPTGGGKSLCYQIPALLFDGLTIVVSPLISLMKDQVDALVSDGIAATFINSTLTNREIDIRLDAAFSGELKMLYIAPERIETPGFQRLIEQVPIALFAIDEAHCISQWGHDFRPSYLSLCDSLDKMARRPLVIALTATATQAVSDDICRLLKIKPNSVIKTGFSRDNLAFQVVKGQDKDKYLIDYLTKNSTESGIIYASTRKEVERIHSFLLKKGVESGMYHGGMTDIARKDWQEKFLYDDIRVIVATNAFGMGINKSNVRFVIHYNIPRNIEAYYQEAGRAGRDGVPSDCILLFSPQDSRIQQFLIEQSEMDDERKQNEFAKLRQMTGYGYTEICLQKYIVQYFGDDEENCGKCSNCLDTREATDITILAQQVFSCIKRMGERFGKVLIAKVLTGSADQKVKDWRFEELSTYGLMKDASQKDVLQLIDYLTAEKYLQPTDSQFPSLKLTDRAISVLRGELKVERKQAKRAEKVKMDVSSDLFEKLREVRRELAAKHKVPPYIIFSDETLREMCAYMPQTEVALLEVKGIGAMKRDKYGAEFLAVLQQEAAK; from the coding sequence ATGATAGAACAAGCAAGAGCTATTTTACAGCAAAATTTTGGTTATCAAGACTTTCGAGATGGACAGATAGATGTTATATCGAAACTTTCAGCTGGTGAAGATACGCTCGCAATCATGCCAACAGGCGGCGGGAAGTCACTTTGTTACCAAATACCAGCACTTCTTTTTGACGGTTTAACCATTGTCGTTTCTCCGCTAATTTCACTTATGAAGGATCAAGTAGATGCGCTAGTCTCAGATGGCATTGCAGCTACTTTTATTAATAGTACACTTACTAATAGAGAAATAGATATTCGGTTAGATGCTGCGTTTTCTGGGGAGCTAAAGATGCTTTATATTGCTCCAGAACGAATTGAAACGCCAGGTTTTCAGCGATTAATCGAGCAAGTGCCTATTGCGTTATTTGCAATTGATGAAGCGCACTGTATCTCTCAGTGGGGTCATGACTTTAGACCAAGTTATCTGAGTCTTTGCGATAGTTTAGATAAAATGGCTCGGCGTCCGCTTGTTATCGCGCTTACTGCTACAGCAACTCAAGCTGTTTCAGACGATATTTGCCGTCTTTTAAAAATAAAACCAAATTCTGTTATCAAAACTGGATTTTCCAGAGATAATTTAGCATTTCAAGTAGTAAAAGGTCAGGATAAAGACAAGTATTTAATTGATTATTTAACGAAAAATTCGACGGAATCAGGTATTATTTATGCGTCTACACGTAAAGAAGTAGAGCGGATACACAGTTTCTTGCTTAAAAAAGGCGTGGAATCTGGTATGTATCACGGCGGAATGACTGATATAGCTCGAAAAGATTGGCAGGAGAAGTTTCTATATGATGATATTCGTGTAATTGTAGCAACGAATGCTTTTGGAATGGGCATTAACAAATCCAATGTGCGCTTTGTCATTCATTATAATATTCCCCGCAATATCGAGGCATACTATCAAGAAGCAGGTAGGGCTGGTCGAGACGGCGTTCCAAGCGATTGTATTCTGCTCTTTTCTCCGCAAGATAGTCGTATTCAACAGTTTTTAATTGAGCAATCCGAAATGGATGATGAACGTAAACAAAATGAATTCGCTAAGTTACGCCAAATGACGGGTTATGGTTATACAGAAATTTGTTTGCAGAAGTATATCGTTCAGTATTTTGGTGACGACGAGGAAAACTGCGGGAAGTGTAGCAATTGTTTAGATACGCGAGAGGCAACAGACATTACAATTTTAGCGCAACAAGTTTTTTCGTGTATAAAAAGAATGGGTGAACGCTTCGGAAAAGTATTAATTGCCAAGGTTCTAACAGGTTCTGCTGACCAGAAAGTGAAAGACTGGCGATTTGAAGAACTTAGCACCTATGGATTAATGAAAGATGCATCACAAAAAGATGTGTTGCAACTAATCGATTACCTTACAGCGGAAAAATATTTACAGCCTACAGATAGTCAATTTCCTTCGCTTAAACTTACTGATCGAGCAATATCTGTACTACGAGGCGAGCTAAAGGTAGAGCGTAAACAAGCAAAACGTGCCGAAAAAGTTAAAATGGATGTAAGTAGTGATCTTTTCGAAAAATTACGAGAGGTCAGACGCGAACTAGCAGCGAAACACAAAGTACCGCCTTATATCATTTTTTCAGACGAAACCTTACGTGAAATGTGTGCGTATATGCCACAAACGGAAGTTGCGCTGCTTGAAGTTAAAGGGATTGGTGCGATGAAACGTGATAAATATGGTGCTGAATTCTTGGCAGTATTGCAACAAGAGGCAGCAAAATAA
- the guaB gene encoding IMP dehydrogenase — protein sequence MWETKFAKEGLTFDDVLLVPAKSDVLPNDVDLSVEMAPSLKLNVPIWSAGMDTITEAKMAIAIARQGGIGVVHKNMSIEQQAEEIEKVKRSESGVIIDPFYLTPDHQVFAAEHLMGKYRISGVPIVNNEKERKLVGILTNRDLRFISDYSTVIKDVMTKENLVTAPVGTTLKQAEQILQKHRIEKLPLVDEAGILKGLITIKDIEKVIEFPNSAKDKHGRLLAAAAVGITNDTFVRVEKLIEAGVDAIVIDTAHGHSAGVINKISEIRQTFKDVVIVAGNVATAEGARALFEVGVDIVKVGIGPGSICTTRVVAGVGVPQITAIYDCATVAREFGKTIIADGGIKYSGDIVKALAAGGNAVMLGSMLAGTDESPGETEIFQGRQFKTYRGMGSLAAMEHGSKDRYFQADAKKLVPEGIEGRVPYKGSVADIIFQLVGGIRSGMGYTGSPDLRHLREEAAFVRMTGAGLRESHPHDIQITKEAPNYSIS from the coding sequence ATGTGGGAAACAAAATTTGCAAAAGAAGGCTTAACATTTGATGATGTTTTACTTGTTCCAGCGAAATCGGACGTATTACCAAATGATGTAGATTTAAGTGTAGAAATGGCTCCATCACTCAAATTAAATGTACCAATTTGGAGTGCCGGAATGGACACGATTACGGAAGCTAAAATGGCGATTGCAATTGCGCGCCAAGGCGGAATCGGTGTTGTTCATAAAAATATGAGTATTGAACAACAAGCAGAAGAAATCGAGAAAGTTAAACGCTCCGAAAGCGGCGTTATTATTGATCCATTTTATCTGACTCCAGACCACCAAGTTTTTGCTGCAGAGCATTTGATGGGTAAATATCGTATCTCAGGTGTTCCAATCGTCAATAACGAGAAGGAGCGCAAACTAGTTGGGATTTTAACCAACCGTGATTTACGTTTTATTTCAGACTACTCTACAGTAATTAAAGATGTTATGACCAAAGAAAACCTAGTGACAGCACCAGTTGGAACTACTTTAAAACAAGCTGAGCAGATTTTGCAAAAACACCGCATCGAGAAATTACCACTTGTTGACGAGGCGGGCATCCTAAAAGGTCTCATCACTATTAAAGATATTGAAAAAGTAATTGAATTCCCGAACTCTGCCAAAGACAAACATGGCAGACTCCTTGCAGCAGCTGCTGTTGGGATTACAAATGATACTTTTGTTCGTGTTGAAAAATTAATCGAAGCTGGTGTAGATGCGATTGTAATTGATACTGCGCACGGACATTCAGCAGGCGTTATTAATAAAATATCTGAAATCCGTCAAACTTTTAAAGATGTAGTAATTGTTGCCGGAAACGTTGCAACAGCTGAAGGAGCACGTGCTCTATTTGAAGTTGGCGTGGATATTGTTAAAGTTGGTATTGGTCCTGGTTCGATCTGTACGACACGTGTTGTTGCAGGTGTTGGGGTACCACAAATCACAGCTATTTATGATTGCGCGACTGTTGCACGCGAATTTGGTAAAACGATTATCGCTGATGGCGGTATTAAATACTCTGGCGACATCGTAAAAGCGTTGGCTGCTGGAGGAAATGCAGTTATGCTAGGAAGTATGCTCGCTGGAACAGATGAAAGTCCTGGTGAAACAGAAATTTTCCAAGGTCGTCAATTCAAAACTTATCGTGGTATGGGTAGTTTGGCAGCTATGGAGCACGGTTCTAAAGATCGTTATTTCCAAGCTGATGCAAAAAAACTTGTTCCTGAAGGTATCGAAGGTCGCGTTCCTTACAAAGGTTCCGTGGCAGATATTATCTTCCAATTAGTTGGCGGTATTCGTTCAGGTATGGGCTACACTGGCTCACCTGATTTAAGACATCTTCGTGAAGAGGCGGCGTTCGTTCGTATGACTGGTGCCGGACTACGCGAGAGTCACCCACATGATATTCAAATTACAAAAGAAGCACCGAACTATAGCATTTCTTAA
- a CDS encoding ADP-ribose-binding protein encodes MEITVVKGDITEQNVDVIVNAANPGLLGGGGVDGAIHQAAGPDLLKECQEIINRIGSCPAGEAVITSAGDLKARYIIHAVGPIWKDGEHQEANKLASCYWKALDLAAGKDLTSIAFPNISTGVYGFPKKLAAEVALYTVRKWAEEEYDSSIKEVRFVCFDEENLTLYNKLINSEVV; translated from the coding sequence ATGGAGATAACAGTTGTAAAAGGCGATATTACAGAACAAAATGTGGATGTCATTGTGAACGCTGCTAATCCGGGACTTCTAGGTGGTGGCGGAGTGGATGGTGCTATCCATCAAGCAGCCGGTCCAGATTTATTAAAAGAATGCCAAGAAATTATTAATCGCATTGGTTCTTGTCCAGCGGGTGAGGCAGTAATCACTTCTGCAGGTGATTTAAAAGCGCGATATATCATTCATGCAGTGGGACCGATTTGGAAAGATGGTGAGCACCAAGAAGCTAACAAATTAGCATCTTGTTACTGGAAAGCATTGGATTTAGCGGCCGGAAAAGACTTAACTTCGATTGCTTTTCCTAATATTTCTACAGGTGTATATGGTTTTCCTAAAAAACTAGCGGCAGAAGTAGCGCTTTATACCGTTCGCAAATGGGCGGAAGAAGAGTATGACTCAAGTATAAAAGAAGTACGCTTTGTTTGTTTTGACGAAGAAAATCTAACATTATACAACAAATTAATAAACAGTGAAGTCGTTTAA
- the abc-f gene encoding ribosomal protection-like ABC-F family protein, producing the protein MTIVAMNDVVKSFTGDIILEKVSLQLEEGERVGLIGRNGEGKSTILKILKGTEGVDSGIVTSKKGAKIGLLEQLSTVDPNIIVEQYLRTSFGELEDLEKELRALEEEMATNSSEKLMNRYGDKMALFGELGGYEMDANLSKVVNGLGIGALLPQKWGDLSGGEKTKAALAHLLLQKTDLLLLDEPTNHLDLMAVEWLTTFLQHYAGTVLVVSHDRYFLDEVVQKMVELENRELIVYHTNFSGYLKEREERLLREFQDYKDQQKKIKKMQQAIKRLRQWAMQANPPNDAMFRRAKNMERALERMEKVKRPVLTQKQMQLQFDEASRSGQDVVVMENLNKSFGEKEIVQDVSLQIRQGERVVIIGENGAGKSTLLKIIEGKVEPDSGMVKVGASVKIASLSQQMEELNEEMTVLEAFRDKVAVTEGEARQMLAGFMFYGEMVFRKVANISGGERMRLRLAQFINMPVNTLILDEPTNHLDIASREVLEEAIRTFTGTIITVSHDRYFIDQLCSKVIWLENKQLTVYEGNYSYAISKRG; encoded by the coding sequence ATGACAATAGTAGCAATGAATGATGTAGTTAAAAGTTTTACCGGAGATATTATTTTAGAGAAAGTATCTCTTCAATTAGAGGAAGGCGAGCGTGTCGGTTTAATTGGTCGTAATGGCGAAGGGAAAAGTACTATTTTGAAGATTTTAAAAGGAACTGAGGGCGTTGATAGCGGGATTGTAACCAGCAAAAAGGGTGCGAAAATTGGGCTGTTAGAGCAATTGTCGACGGTGGATCCTAATATAATAGTAGAACAATATTTACGAACTAGTTTTGGTGAGTTAGAGGATTTGGAAAAAGAATTACGAGCATTAGAAGAAGAAATGGCAACAAATTCAAGCGAAAAATTAATGAACCGCTACGGAGATAAAATGGCTTTGTTTGGTGAGCTTGGTGGATATGAAATGGACGCTAACTTGAGCAAGGTGGTCAACGGACTTGGTATTGGGGCGTTACTGCCTCAAAAATGGGGCGATTTAAGTGGCGGTGAGAAAACAAAAGCAGCATTAGCCCATTTATTATTACAGAAAACGGACTTGTTACTTTTGGATGAGCCAACAAACCATTTGGATTTAATGGCAGTAGAGTGGTTGACGACATTTTTACAACATTATGCTGGAACTGTGTTGGTAGTTTCCCATGATCGCTACTTTTTAGATGAAGTAGTTCAGAAAATGGTAGAGCTCGAGAACCGCGAGTTAATCGTTTATCATACGAATTTTTCCGGATATTTAAAAGAACGGGAAGAACGACTATTACGCGAATTCCAAGACTATAAAGATCAACAAAAGAAAATCAAAAAAATGCAGCAAGCCATAAAAAGGTTGCGCCAGTGGGCTATGCAAGCCAATCCGCCGAACGACGCCATGTTTCGCCGGGCAAAAAATATGGAACGAGCATTAGAACGGATGGAAAAAGTGAAGCGCCCTGTATTAACACAAAAACAAATGCAATTACAATTTGACGAAGCTAGCAGAAGTGGACAAGATGTAGTTGTGATGGAGAATTTAAATAAATCTTTCGGCGAAAAAGAAATTGTGCAGGATGTTTCTTTACAAATTAGACAAGGCGAGCGAGTGGTAATTATTGGTGAAAATGGTGCAGGAAAATCCACTTTATTAAAAATAATAGAAGGAAAAGTGGAGCCGGATAGCGGAATGGTGAAAGTCGGAGCAAGTGTGAAAATTGCCTCGCTGTCACAACAAATGGAAGAGTTGAATGAAGAAATGACAGTGCTTGAAGCGTTTCGAGATAAGGTGGCAGTGACAGAGGGAGAAGCAAGGCAAATGCTAGCAGGTTTTATGTTTTACGGGGAGATGGTTTTCCGAAAAGTCGCGAATATTAGCGGCGGCGAGCGGATGCGACTTAGATTAGCTCAATTTATTAATATGCCTGTGAATACACTTATTCTTGATGAACCGACCAACCACTTGGATATTGCATCTCGTGAAGTGTTGGAAGAAGCAATCCGGACTTTTACCGGGACAATTATTACTGTGTCACATGATCGTTATTTTATTGATCAGCTCTGTTCTAAAGTAATTTGGCTCGAAAATAAGCAATTAACAGTGTATGAAGGTAATTATAGCTATGCCATTAGTAAACGAGGATAA
- a CDS encoding glycoside hydrolase family 1 protein yields the protein MEHNKLKPFPKDFLWGSASAAYQVEGAWDEDGKGPSVWDEFVRIPGTTFKETNGDVAVDNYHRYKEDVALMAEQGLKAYRFSVAWSRVIPHGNGEVNEAGLKFYDNLIDELLSYGIEPVVTLYHWDIPQGLQDEYGGWESRQVIEDFTNYSALLFERFNGRVKYWVTLNEQNVFISHGYKLAYHPPGVSDDKRMFAANHNANLANASAIAKFRELGISGKIGPSFAYGPSYSIDANPANVLASENSEEFNAHFWMDVYTWGEYPTATWNWLEEHGLAPEILPGDTELLKKGKPDFMGVNYYRSMTHAFNGKDGVGSGKMNTTGEKGTSEETGVPGLYKNTNNPYLEKTNWDWDIDPTGLRIGLRRITNRYKLPIMITENGLGEYDSLTEDHKIHDEYRIEYIRAHALAIQEAITDGVEMLGYCTWSFTDLLSWLNGYQKRYGFVYVDRDENDEKELKRYKKDSFYWYKKTIEANGANLVEEQGK from the coding sequence ATGGAACATAATAAGTTGAAACCTTTCCCAAAAGATTTTCTATGGGGATCAGCTTCTGCAGCGTACCAAGTAGAAGGTGCCTGGGATGAAGATGGCAAAGGACCATCTGTATGGGATGAATTTGTTCGTATTCCTGGAACAACATTCAAAGAAACAAACGGAGACGTAGCGGTGGATAATTATCATCGTTATAAAGAAGATGTCGCGCTAATGGCTGAACAGGGCCTGAAAGCATATCGTTTCTCTGTCGCATGGAGTCGCGTTATTCCGCATGGTAACGGGGAAGTTAATGAAGCTGGACTAAAATTCTATGATAATTTGATTGATGAACTTCTTTCTTATGGAATTGAGCCAGTTGTTACACTTTACCACTGGGATATTCCGCAAGGGCTGCAAGACGAATATGGTGGATGGGAGTCGCGCCAAGTTATTGAAGATTTCACTAACTACTCCGCCCTTCTATTTGAACGCTTTAACGGCCGAGTTAAATACTGGGTAACACTTAATGAACAAAACGTATTTATCTCACACGGTTATAAATTAGCGTATCACCCACCTGGTGTTTCTGACGACAAGCGTATGTTTGCGGCAAATCACAATGCGAACTTGGCGAATGCTTCTGCAATTGCTAAATTCCGCGAGCTAGGTATTTCTGGAAAAATTGGACCAAGTTTCGCTTACGGACCAAGTTATTCTATTGATGCTAATCCCGCGAACGTGTTAGCTTCTGAAAACTCCGAAGAATTCAATGCCCATTTCTGGATGGATGTTTACACATGGGGTGAATATCCTACCGCTACTTGGAACTGGCTGGAAGAGCACGGTCTTGCACCGGAAATCTTACCAGGCGATACCGAACTTCTGAAAAAAGGGAAACCTGATTTCATGGGAGTTAACTATTACCGCTCAATGACTCATGCATTTAATGGGAAAGACGGCGTTGGTTCTGGGAAAATGAATACAACTGGCGAAAAAGGCACTTCCGAGGAAACTGGTGTACCGGGGTTATACAAAAACACCAATAATCCATACTTAGAAAAAACGAATTGGGACTGGGACATTGATCCAACTGGCTTGCGCATTGGCTTACGTAGAATTACTAACCGCTATAAATTACCAATCATGATTACAGAAAATGGTCTTGGTGAGTATGATAGCTTGACGGAAGACCACAAAATCCATGATGAGTACCGGATTGAATACATTCGCGCCCATGCTCTAGCAATCCAAGAAGCAATCACTGACGGTGTAGAAATGCTAGGTTACTGCACTTGGAGCTTCACAGATTTACTAAGCTGGCTAAACGGCTACCAAAAACGTTACGGTTTCGTATATGTTGACCGCGACGAAAACGATGAAAAAGAATTGAAACGCTATAAAAAAGACAGTTTTTACTGGTATAAAAAGACAATCGAAGCAAACGGAGCTAATTTAGTAGAAGAACAGGGCAAATAA
- a CDS encoding PTS sugar transporter subunit IIB, producing the protein MKKILLVCAAGMSTSLLVTKMKAHATSIGEEIEIEALPVSEASSVVDKMDIVMLGPQVRYQKPQVDELVQGRIPVIVIDMKDYGMLNGKAVLEKAFAEIG; encoded by the coding sequence ATGAAAAAAATATTACTTGTATGTGCGGCCGGAATGTCGACAAGTTTACTCGTAACTAAAATGAAAGCGCACGCAACCTCTATTGGGGAAGAAATTGAAATTGAAGCATTGCCAGTATCAGAAGCTAGCAGCGTGGTAGATAAAATGGATATTGTTATGCTTGGACCTCAAGTCCGTTACCAAAAACCGCAAGTAGACGAACTCGTACAGGGACGTATTCCGGTTATTGTAATTGATATGAAAGATTATGGTATGTTAAATGGGAAAGCCGTTCTTGAAAAAGCTTTCGCGGAGATTGGGTAA
- a CDS encoding PTS sugar transporter subunit IIC yields MSIMSKFEHGMERVLVPVANKLNSQRHIAAIRDAFILVFPLIMAGSIITLINFAVLSPDGFIAKILFLGKIFPNLADAQAVFSPVMQGSTNIMAILIVFLVARNLAIFFKQDDLLCGLTSIGAFFIVYTPYTVVDNASYMTIKFLGAQGLFVAIIVAIITGEVFSRLARSPRLMIKMPDQVPPAVARSFKVLIPVIIITILFSVINYLITLIAPEGLNDLVYTVIQAPLKDMGTNVFSVIIIGLVSNLLWVLGIHGPNTVAAIRDTIFTEPNLDNLSYVAQHGSAWGAPYPATWAGLNDGFANYGGSGMTLGLLIAIFIASRRADYRDIAKLSLAPGIFNINEPVIFGLPIVLNPIMVIPFIITPAINTLIGYFFISTKLIPPVAYQVPWTTPGPLIPFLGTGGNWLALLVGLLCLAVATVIYLPFVLVSNKIAASDAAMDKNATASTEQ; encoded by the coding sequence ATGAGTATAATGTCAAAATTCGAACACGGCATGGAACGTGTTTTAGTACCAGTAGCGAATAAATTGAACTCACAACGCCATATTGCAGCAATTCGTGATGCATTTATTTTAGTTTTCCCATTAATTATGGCCGGTTCAATTATCACTTTGATTAACTTTGCAGTGTTATCACCAGATGGCTTTATTGCAAAAATTTTATTCCTAGGGAAAATCTTCCCTAATTTAGCCGATGCACAGGCTGTATTTTCGCCGGTAATGCAAGGTTCTACCAATATTATGGCGATTCTGATTGTATTCTTAGTCGCACGGAATCTCGCCATCTTCTTTAAACAGGATGATTTGCTCTGTGGGCTTACCTCGATAGGTGCATTCTTTATCGTCTATACGCCTTATACAGTTGTTGACAACGCATCTTACATGACAATCAAATTCTTAGGTGCACAAGGGCTTTTCGTTGCTATTATCGTAGCGATTATTACTGGGGAAGTATTTAGTCGTCTAGCTAGATCCCCTCGTTTAATGATTAAAATGCCTGACCAAGTACCACCAGCAGTTGCTCGTTCTTTTAAAGTATTAATTCCAGTTATTATCATCACGATTCTTTTCTCTGTAATTAACTACTTAATCACTTTAATCGCTCCTGAAGGTTTAAATGACCTTGTTTACACAGTTATTCAAGCGCCACTTAAAGACATGGGAACTAACGTATTCTCTGTAATTATCATTGGACTTGTTTCTAACTTACTTTGGGTTCTTGGTATTCACGGACCTAACACAGTTGCGGCTATTCGTGACACCATCTTCACTGAACCAAACTTAGATAACTTATCTTACGTAGCACAACACGGCTCTGCTTGGGGAGCTCCATACCCTGCAACATGGGCTGGTTTAAATGACGGATTTGCAAACTATGGTGGATCTGGTATGACATTAGGTTTATTAATCGCCATCTTCATTGCTTCTCGTCGTGCAGACTACCGCGATATTGCGAAACTTTCTCTTGCACCAGGGATTTTCAACATCAATGAACCTGTTATTTTCGGTTTACCAATCGTATTAAACCCAATTATGGTTATTCCTTTCATCATTACACCAGCAATCAATACATTAATTGGTTACTTCTTTATCTCAACAAAACTTATTCCACCTGTCGCCTATCAAGTGCCTTGGACAACTCCAGGACCACTGATTCCATTCCTTGGTACAGGAGGAAACTGGCTCGCGCTTCTGGTCGGCTTACTCTGTCTAGCCGTCGCAACAGTCATTTATCTACCATTCGTACTTGTATCTAACAAAATTGCCGCGAGTGATGCTGCAATGGATAAAAATGCAACAGCCTCAACGGAACAATAG
- the bglK gene encoding beta-glucoside kinase, which yields MKIAAFDIGGTALKMGVVLPHGEIILTKSAEIIASDGDQILAEMKLFLAENTDVTGIAVSAPGYVNPKTGLITMGGAIRRFDNFNLKEWLEAETGLPVAIENDANCALLAEKWLGKGQDLDDFLCLTIGTGIGGGIFSNGALVRGGRFRAGEFGYMFSERPGAFRPGKYTLNETTTMLVLRRQYAQLTGRPLKEITGEEIFANYDAHDPISERLINEFYTGICTGLYNLIYLFDPTHIFIGGGITSRPTFITELKHHMASFGLRDTIIETATHKNQAGLLGAVYHFLQEENRHE from the coding sequence ATGAAAATTGCAGCATTTGATATTGGTGGAACGGCCCTTAAAATGGGGGTCGTTTTGCCGCATGGTGAAATTATATTAACAAAATCAGCCGAAATAATCGCTAGTGATGGTGACCAGATTTTAGCAGAAATGAAGCTGTTTCTTGCTGAAAATACGGACGTGACAGGGATTGCCGTTAGCGCACCCGGCTACGTCAACCCAAAAACCGGACTCATCACAATGGGCGGCGCTATCCGCAGATTTGATAACTTTAATTTGAAAGAATGGCTCGAAGCGGAAACCGGTCTTCCTGTTGCCATCGAAAATGACGCCAACTGCGCCCTACTTGCTGAAAAATGGCTTGGAAAAGGACAAGATTTGGATGATTTTCTTTGTTTAACTATCGGAACTGGGATTGGTGGCGGCATTTTTTCTAATGGCGCATTAGTTCGTGGTGGTCGTTTCCGGGCTGGTGAATTTGGTTATATGTTTAGTGAACGCCCAGGTGCTTTTCGTCCTGGAAAATATACATTAAATGAAACTACTACTATGCTCGTTCTTCGCAGACAATATGCCCAGCTAACCGGACGACCGTTGAAAGAAATTACTGGAGAAGAGATTTTTGCAAATTATGATGCGCATGATCCTATCTCAGAACGTCTTATTAATGAGTTTTATACCGGAATTTGTACGGGACTTTATAATTTAATTTACCTGTTCGATCCAACGCATATCTTTATTGGCGGCGGAATTACAAGTCGCCCTACTTTTATCACGGAGCTAAAGCATCATATGGCGAGCTTTGGGCTGCGTGACACGATTATCGAAACAGCAACACATAAAAATCAAGCTGGCCTACTCGGCGCAGTGTATCACTTTTTACAGGAGGAAAATAGACATGAATGA
- a CDS encoding PTS lactose/cellobiose transporter subunit IIA yields MNEMETVIFGMISQVGSARSSYLEGLRAAREGNFEEAEAKLQEGSETLANGHHEHHKLIQKEASGEKVEIQLLLIHAEDLLITTETLREVVTEFVHVYKKIS; encoded by the coding sequence ATGAATGAAATGGAAACAGTAATTTTTGGCATGATTAGTCAAGTTGGTTCTGCGAGAAGCAGTTACTTAGAAGGGCTTCGTGCGGCTCGTGAAGGCAATTTCGAGGAAGCGGAAGCAAAACTACAAGAAGGCAGCGAAACTCTCGCAAACGGTCACCACGAGCATCATAAGCTAATCCAAAAAGAAGCTTCCGGTGAAAAAGTGGAAATTCAGTTATTGCTAATTCATGCAGAAGACTTACTCATCACAACAGAAACATTAAGAGAAGTTGTCACTGAGTTTGTTCACGTATACAAGAAAATAAGCTAA
- a CDS encoding MurR/RpiR family transcriptional regulator produces the protein MFSYEVIRQFTETEHHLYRYIMDNRDKVMFMRVRELSEVTHVSPASIVRFTRKLGCEGFSEFKVKLKQEATREVKKKTADTVEVLEEFFERTMNRDYDHVLDAAAEIINEADLVVFFGIGTSGILAEYGSRFFSNMKKRTFYIKDPFYPNPGEQFKNKAVMIILSVSGETDQVLEQAQNMQQYGSRIISITNTSHNTLAELSDVNIPYYVTQEMVDKTNITTQIPVLFLLEAMAKKNYNQEQLE, from the coding sequence ATGTTTTCGTATGAAGTGATTAGGCAATTTACAGAGACAGAACACCATTTATACCGTTACATAATGGACAATCGGGACAAAGTTATGTTTATGAGAGTGCGCGAACTTTCGGAAGTAACGCATGTTTCGCCAGCTTCCATCGTTCGTTTTACTAGAAAATTGGGCTGTGAGGGCTTCTCGGAATTTAAAGTGAAGCTAAAACAAGAAGCGACACGCGAGGTAAAGAAAAAAACAGCAGATACAGTGGAAGTTTTAGAGGAATTCTTTGAACGGACAATGAATCGAGATTACGATCATGTACTAGACGCGGCGGCGGAAATTATTAATGAAGCCGATTTAGTCGTTTTTTTCGGAATCGGAACCTCAGGAATTTTAGCAGAATATGGCAGTCGTTTTTTCTCCAATATGAAGAAGCGAACTTTTTATATTAAAGATCCATTTTATCCTAACCCGGGAGAGCAATTTAAAAATAAAGCAGTGATGATTATATTATCTGTGTCTGGTGAGACGGACCAGGTTCTTGAACAGGCGCAAAATATGCAGCAATATGGCAGTCGGATTATTAGTATCACCAATACAAGCCATAATACGCTTGCCGAGCTATCTGATGTCAATATCCCGTATTACGTCACGCAAGAAATGGTTGATAAGACGAATATTACGACGCAAATTCCGGTGTTGTTTTTACTAGAAGCGATGGCGAAGAAAAATTATAATCAAGAACAGCTAGAATAA